The genomic segment TCTCTGGTTTACACTTTACAATCTCTGAAACAGATGTTCAGAAATCCTTACCTCCTATCCCATACAGTCAAATGCTAACTAACGTTGTACTTATCTAAAATCCTAAATCTTTGTGCAAGGTAACACTACCTCGtctcccctccctctgtgcAATTAGGTCTTCCTCAATTACCCAGGGTCAAAGACTTCAAAACCAGTCTCTAGTTTAATAGATGCCAGAGACTTGATTTGCAGAGCTACTGAGAGCCCAGACTCCAGTGGAAATGAGGAGGATCTGCAGAAGGTCAATAGTTCCCAGACCACTCAGAATACTCAACACATCCCCAGTGAGAAACTCCAGATCAGTGGCTGTTGGAAAAGTTTGGTCTCACTGTGACAGACCCCGCAAGCACAGCCCAGTGCAGCGATGAGCAAACATTACCATCTAATGGCTGTGTCTGTTAATTACAACTATAATTTCTACTTAGCGATGAAGGCTGGTCCTTGTGTAAGTACTGATACACCAAACAGGCTGTATGATTGGAAGACAAATAAACATGGAAAGATCATAAAGGCAGTATTTATGATTTTGCAGTATCTATCAATCAGCTCCGGTGGGCAACGTGAATGGAGAAATCCTGCTGAAGTGTTTCTGGGTAACATGACACAGTTGCTGCACTGCTGGCTGTACGTGCTGCAGTCACGTGAATAATGACCACCATAAATAATAATGGAATGAATTAATAACAGTGAAAGCCTTTTAAGATTCTAACATTGAAACATGATTCTGACCTCTTTTATTTCCTGACAGCAGGATGAAATTTCTCCCACCCCTTTCTTGGCCAGTGACAAGGGTTGCAAAACAGCCCCTGCATAATAGAAATGGTCTTTGAGCTCTGGTCCAAGAGTACCACCAAGATGGAGAAGGTCCTCTCTGTAAATGTCTCATATCTTCCTGCCTTCATGTGTCTTACTTTTTCTCCAGGTGGCCAGGATGTATGGAAATACATATATACTCTGCCTAGGAAAAACACCAGTGGTTTTGCAAGATGGATTTCAGGCAGTGAAGGATGCCTTGACTGGCATGCAGAATGACTCTGTGAGAAACCCTTGGCATTCTTTTTTAGGGATTTTGTGGGAGTCCCCTATGGTACTTTCTGTTGTTGTGTGTACTGAAATGTTGTCAGCAGGGTGAGCTGTTCAGAGAATGGGGTTTGGGACAATGACTTCCCCTCCTCCTAATGCCTCTTTTCAAGAGGAGCTGCTCTTGGCAGCAAGATGGATGCTGTAGGGCCACTGCTGCATGTCCTTCTCAAACACAAATACACATCAGTACACAAAACTAATGTGTTTTCTATTTATAAACTTGCATAGCCTGGGCAATTCTTAGTTACTGGGCATGTTACCAAGCTATCTCAAGAGGTCTTTGcggtaaaaaatgtaaaactgtaaaaatgtcAGCCAGCAGGACCCAGCATGTGTTGAGTGCATAGTTCTACATAGAGTAGCAGATAAAGAAAGACAGGCAAGGAGCTTATTTCTCACAAAAAGGATCAAGTAGATGTGAATAAAACAGCATAAACCCCTCTGATTCTCCATATAAATACTGCCAGGGGTCATTCCACTTATGGTGGTAAATCTTGGAAACACTACAACTCCTGCTTATGGAGTTGTACCATCCCATACCTCTCCCTAGTCCTCCTCCATTTTGTAGCAGCATCATCTTTGCCAGCAGGCATgtctggaagcagcagagacaattCAGGCTGATGACTGAGGAACCTAGGACTAAGGAAGAAAATCCTGGAAGCCTGGCTCCAGGATGAAGCTTGCTGGTTGACTGAGGTCTTTGCCAGAGAAAGAGGTGAAATATAGGTATGTATATGACCATGACATGGACTCATTCTCCTTATTTCcaactctgctttttctgctggaagTTCAGTTTCTGGAGTAGGTTCAACGGGAGGTTTACACAGCTGATGCTTTCACAGTAGAGCCTAGAACATCACACCTGACTCATTGCTCTTGTGCTAACCCTTTATGGGCGAAAGGGACAGATGAGAGATGCCAAATCGTGCTGattatgcatttttctgtagGATGGAATCTTTCCCCCATTCATTATAAGGGTGCCTGAAGAATGATCCCCCAGTTAGACTTCTGAATCTTGATTCCTGCAGGCTATTTGTGCAATCCCATGCAAATCAAGAGCTCAGCATAACAAAAGGTCAGAACATATAAAGGAAGTTAATGATGCAGCTTGCTTTGTTGGTAGACACCAATGTCTCTGTTTCACTCCCTTCTTGCATCAAGTGGATGTGCTTTTTGGACATTGCTTCACTCCAGAGGATGCTCAGAGGCTTCCAGGCCATGGCAGAATTCCACGGCACCTCCTGGCCTCAGGTGAGCAAGGGCTTCCCTGTAATTTTATCAAAGCCTGACAGCATTCCTCAGTGAGCTGTGGCATGAAGTGGTTGTTCTTTGCTAACgcacagagaggaagaagagctcTTAAATAAACACCAAACTCTGCTAAAGCTAGCACTCACTGCTGTCCCTTTCTTTCTCAATAATGATCCCTCTGCAACCATTCCTGGCTTGCTTTGTCTACAGACCCTTGAATTTCCTGTAATAGCTCTCTTCAGAGAGACTGACCTAGCTTTACATAGAAGTTATTCTGCATCAAGTTTGCCATGCGGCCAGAATCAGGTTTTTCCTCTTAGCTTGTGCCTCAAAGGGCTTTGTAATAGCCCTGATTTCCTGTGTTAGAGTGGGCTGCAAAAActatccagaaaaaaacaggacaAGGTAACATGCAAGTGGCTTTGAGAACTATAGACAAGTGTTGACTTAAAATTTAGGAAGGAACAGGTCATTTAGGAAAGACTTCACTTggaaaacataagaaaaactGTACTCGAGGGCATTTAAATCCCCCAAACCTGAAAGTTACTAGTAGAGAGCAGGCAATCTGGAAAGTATATGACAATGGTCATCCTTCACATACTTCTCTataggataatttttttttttaattaagtggTCATTCATTCCCTATATCAGACAAGTAATACATCTGGATCATTACAACATTAGGCACAGTTCAGCTGTGAACATTCAGGCTTTAAATGCACTGTGAAATCAAGATATCATGGCATTCCTTGCACTTGTATTTCCAGGTGCACCTCTACGACACTTTCCCATCACTACTGAGGCCCTTAAGCACTACGTTAATGAGAAAGCTGCTGGCACTGACACACTTGCAGGACCTATGAACACTTACTATGGATGAGGTCAGGAACTACCAGAAGAGCTGGGTGCCTGCAGAGCCACAAGACTTCATTGCTGCATGCCTAACTCAGATGTTAAATGTAACACGTAATTTTCTCTTGCACAgctaaaacatatttaaaatgccTGTAGTCAAGGTATTTCCAGCTGCACTGCtacttctttctccttcttttcctcctgagaGATTGTTGAGctatttctttccttgaatTCAACCTAAAAATTAGAGAGTAATATTGTTCCACTCTagactgaaagaaaacttaTTGTGTGCTGCCTTCCTCAGTCAGCAAGatcatatatttttaacagaGCAACATGGTTGCTGTCTCACCAGCTTCATCAACTCAGTACGGAGTCTGTGGTGAAAAACAGATCTGTTGCTGGAAATTTGCTATGCTATTAAAACAGTCTTAAATCTCACTGTCTGTCTTGTATCTGCAAGCAAAGGATGACCCACCCTCTCTATTCATAGCACAAGAGACCACAGATCTCTTTGTGGTGGGCTCAGACACCGTCACTTTCCCTTTATGCTTAGCTCTCCATGAGGGTGTATCTGGAAGTGCAAGGTGGGAAATGTGTGCAGCTGCACTTACACGTGCTGTGTTCTTGCACATGGCAGGGTAACAGGCAAAACACTGTCATTTAGCTGCCCTAATCCTGCAGTGTAAGGTGTCTTGGGTATTTTGAGTTTCTGCATAGAGTCTGCACATCAACTGCCTTCTTGAATACCTTTGTTCTGCAGAAAGAGTCTGTGTTGGATGCTGTCATTGGTCCATCCTGTGGAACTGAATATAAGGACTGAATGATCCTGCCACATGCAAATGCAATCCTACAAGAGATTATGTGTTATAGCAGCACTAGTGCCACAGGGTTTATGTGAACCCAGGACACCACACTGCAAGGCTTCCCTGTCACTAAGGTCTGTTAATGCCACTGAGGTTTGGGGATACCCTTCAACAAAGCAAAGCCAAGCATTACATCCCTCTCACTGACTTAAACATCACATCTTATGTTTACATTTGGTCCCAGGCTGCAAAATTACCTAAAGGTGAGTTCGAACAGCTCATGAGGAACTCTTCACTGTGAATAGGATGCTGGATGTTATCTACATCCTACAATATGAATAAACCTATACTCAGTTTCCTCCTTCTATTGCATAGATGTTACTTTTACCACTTTTCTATACAGGATTACAAGAGTTGGATCAGTGTATAAAGGTACCAGTATATTGACCTTTGAATTCTTTTAAACTGGTACAAGCTAAGtataaaaaccacagaaattttagaaaaatactgtCTATATATGCAATTTATTATATCAGCAGAATACTTTAAATCCATATCCAACTTCAGGTAGGTGGTCTTCCCAACAGATGAGACCTGTGTGGCTTTGGGAGAATATATCTGAGAAAATCAAGATCCAAGTTAGGGGCCTTGATAAGTGTGAAGCCTTCAGTTCAGTGGGATTtagtggtggggtttttttaaaagttttattatgGTAATAACTGCATCCTCTGGTGCTCTAAAATAGATCTTGAAGAGTgactaataatttttaaataagctaTTCTGTAGGAGATAGCACAGTGTGACCCTGTTTCTCACCCCATAATAATTAATTGGCACTTGCACTGAAGAATTTCAAGAGAGCCATTGACATCCTGAAAATTTAAGTCATTAGTTTTTGATTCTGCAAAAAAgatctttgtattttcattttgtattttagtaAGACACTTCAATTTTCCCCAACATATTTTCTGTCCAGTATGATCAAGAGCAGTGGGAGAGTCCTTGACAGTTTAACCCTGGTCATTTCCTGGACAAGGATGGAAACTTTGTAAACAGAGAAGCTTTTATGCCATTTTCTGCAAGTAAAAGTGATCCTCAGTCTTCCATACAGCTGTCCTGCAGTGACTCTTTCACAGCCCAAAACTTTTGTAACATCTGATCTCCTTCCATGAGTATCTTTATTCATTCCCATAATAAGGTCTATGTAGGAAGAAAATGGAGGTGGTGTTTTTAGAGATCTGCTGCAACTTCACTCTTTTGAGGAAAAGCAGCTAAAATGAGCTGGGGTCTGAATGAAAGGAAATGCAATTGTGGTAGGAAAGTAGATTGTCATGtgggaaaacaagggctgatTAAAGCCCCTTCAGAAGGCAGGGAACGTAAACCTGTTTGCTAATCAAGAACTGGCTCCTGGAAGGATAATACTAATACTGACATCAGCGGAGGCTGAGAgcacaggaaaggaaacagcatCTATGTTAGGTCTCCATAGCAATTTGTATAACAcattctttctgaaatatttttgtaaactgTTAGTTTTCAGAGCACAAAGATCCCATTTATGTGTAACTGCAACCAACCAGGGAATTCTTCATGagtttttaaaactatttctgctactatctatttataaataattttctatgtCTTCTAAGATTATGAACCCGAGTTTGAGCCCATAAAGCAACAGGAATGGGAGTGCCAGTGGTAAGAACATTTGGCCTAGGACTTAGGAGAtcctttttcccctgttctACTGTACTTCTGTGATTTCAGGCATATTGCTGAGACACCCATTGCCTTGGCTTTCAAATAGTAAAATAGCATAACATTACTGTGCTGTGCAAGGGTGAATACACTCAGACACTATAGAACAGAGGACATATAGTACCTTACATATGTTGAACACACTTTTTTCATACTTCTGACAGACAGACTGTTGAGGGATATTAGTTGTTTAGGATAAATAAGTAAGTTTTAAGCAGAATGAGTTACACAGAGTTATAATACTGTGTGATTTATTatggttttttgctttgctttacttGCTTAGCATGAGCAGCTGGATTACACAGATGATGAATTTTGTATGACTCTCTCTCCACACCAAAAATTGGTGGAGAAACAGAATCAGTGAGAAATCCATTTACTAACTCTGCCAGATAGGAGAAATTATTGGTCAGATACTCGCAAAGTACTATGAGAAGATTCTGTGCTCATGGAGTAACATGGGGATGGATTCATAACGTTCAAGGAGACGCTAGAGGAGGGACTATCTCCCTTGTCCTCTATATAAGGTGTCCGTTATCCTTTACTAACACTGCAGGCGTTGCAGGCTCTTTACAGGGACAGTGTTTTTCCCACTTTCTGTGCCACCCCTCACTGTGCATGAACGGGATGGGGATGGCGGCCGGGATGGGGGTTGCATGTCACCACAGGAGGCAATTCGGGCAAATCCTTTGACGTGTAACTGTATCTACCAAAGCCAAATTAATTGTACAAATAATTTGTGAAGCCGCTTTACAAATCACGAGGCTACAGCCTGGCGCCAGCCGCGTCACACCCAACATGGCGGCTTTATTTTCCCCGCGCCACACTCAAGATGGCGGCCCTGACCCTCAGGGGAGGTCCCGGCAGGGTGttccctccccgccccgccgtgCGCTGCACTGACGGCTCCGGGGGGAAACGGGGGCGGCTGTGTCCGCGCTGGCGGAAGCGGCGGAAGGTTTTGGCTGCCGGACCCAGCGGGGCGGAAGTCGCTGAGGCGGACGGGGGTGGCGGCGGTAGCGAGCGACGATGAACAACAAATTCGACGCGTGAGTGTCGTCCTCGGGCCCCCTGGTCGGTTCCCGGCGCGGGGTCTGCATGGCTCCGTGCCCCGCCGGCGCCTCCCGCCGCTGCCCCGGCGCCCCTCGGGCCAGACGCGATGAGTCACGGCGCCGCACAGCCCGGTCCCTGCAgccggggcccggcccggccccgagGGGCTGCGGGCCCGAGGGCTGGAGGCCGTGAGACAGCGGCCGTCCCGCACCGGGGAGCCGCGGGCTGCCTCGTGGCCCCGCTTCGCGCTCGTCTTTTCCGGCGCTTGGTAGGGAATGGGCGGGCGGAGAGACTCGTGGGGTGCCGAGTGTGTGCTCGCCTGTGCCGTGCTGAGAGGCGTGGGGAGCGGGGTAGGAGAGTCAGCAGAGTTACAGAGTTACAGTGACAGCTCTTCGTGTGGTCCCTCCCTAACAAGTCACTGGGGTTTTCTCTGGCAGGTCAGTATTAGTAAAACTTACTTGAGTTTGTTCTAAAAAGCTATTTTGTTGCTCTCTTTAGCTAAAAAGTGTGTGCCCAAGATGCCTGTGATGGGCGCTGGCCATGCCAGGTACAAGTAGTTTTTACTGTGTGGGCTGTCAAGTGCAGATTCCCAAACGCTGGGGACCCTGGTGCCACGGAGGAGCTTTGAAGCAGAGATTGGCGTGAACCTTCCCAGCTGTGTGGTACCAGACTGGCTTTCTTTGTCCTTTCCTTTACCAGATTGAAAGATGACGATAGTGGAGACCATGACCAGAATGAGGAGAATAACACACAGAAAGacagtgagaaggaaaagaatgatCGGGAGAAGCCACAGAGTACTACCAAGAGGAAGGTATGGTGCTGCCATCTGCAATCAGTCCACTGCCCGAGCATGCTGTGGGAGTGCTAGAGAGTCAGCCCTCAGTTCAGGgataagaaaaatatgtcttGGAGGGCTGTGGTCTCTAAAtgcactgtcactgctgtgatGAAGACAGGGGCTGTGTTAGACTTTCACAATTTGATGTAGCATTTGGAGGTCTGTATTCTGAGGGGTGAATGCTCCCTTCACAAACACAGCTAGTACTCTGCCAGGCTTCTGAACaggaatgagaaataaacctttattttccaccaaaaaaattTTGGCAGAGGGTGTGGGGGAAGGACTGGTTGACAGGGCACTAGAGGCTTGCAGTTGGTTTACCCGGCAGTGATGAAATAACTcatgtgtctctgtgtgtgtattgtAGCATGGTCAGGAAGGCATAGGGTGTATAATCTTGTTTTcaggaaagctgctctgtcTAAAGTAATGCAATCCTTGTAAACTTGCAAGAGGAGAGAAGGGATTCAAGCCCGGGCAACCTGTAACAGTATCAAGTGATACAAGATAAGAGCTTTGGTTGGATTTTTCTCTGTAAGTTTCACTCCTGGGTAATGAGCTCTCATTAGCCTCTTTTGTGATCATTAGAAGCCTTTTAAATCATTAATCAGTGctttggaaatggaaaagtGATCACTGCCCACTGCTGGTGATGGGTTCTGCCAAAGCTGACATAACAAGTTCCAAGATTAATTCTCCCAGAGCACTGGGGTGTTGGTTGCTTAAGGCAGTTGGTGTCACCGAAGACTTATAATTGCTTTTGAATCACAGATTAGTGTAAGTAGGGTTTGTCCTTCCCAGAGGGGAAGagtgtcttttttattttttctcgTTTTGGAAAAGCTCTTGCATTGCCCTTtttagtttgtctttttttgccTTGGAGACAGTTAAGGACTAAAAGGAAATTCAGTAGTGCTGCCTCTAATAGTTATAACCGTCACTTTTGTTGTGATGCTCTGCATGGTTAAGTTATTCTTTCCTTAACCACCCTGCACTGCAAATTTCCAGTATTTCTGAACTAGACTAATCGTTAGGCTGTTTTGGGCAATTAAGAGAGACAGAATTTTTCTGTAAGAACGAGGATTAGTTTGTTTATAAAACAGGAACATGTGGACTTCTGATACTGTGGATgtaatttttccccttccccttttaGAGGAGCATGTCAGGGGTAAACCAGGCTCTTTCTGTCCTGCAGGCTGTTGTCCCCGGGCCAGCTGAGCACCCCTTGCAGTACAACTACACCTTCTGGTACTCCAGACGAACGCCTGGGCGGCCCACGAGCTCCCAGAGCTACGAGCAGAACATCAAACAGATCGGCACCTTTGCCTCCGTGAGTACACCCCTGTTGCCGTGGCTGGTTCAGTCCCTGTGTGAGGGGTgggtgtgtgcacacacaggctgtgctctcgctgccaggagcaggggggAGTGATGTGCCAAGGCTTACAGATGAGCTCTTGAATTGCCTACAGCAGATGATGTGTCTTTAGCAGTTCTGCTCTGTGCTAGACCTCCGTGCCTGCAGTAATGGTGGCAGCTGGAGTTATAATTGCAAAAAAGAGGGAGCTCCCATGTAGGTCATATGTGCTGGCTAGAGCAGGACTGGACAGGCCAGCAAGAAAGGAACAGCTTTTTTGGGTGTATGTGTGAAGCAAAGACTGTACAGTCCCCCTCATGCTTCCTGTATTCCCACTACAAAGACTGTGTTTGGATCAGGCATCTGGCCTCTTGTATTTGCAAACACCTGGAGGCCTGTTGTCTGTCTGGAAGTGATGGACAAGGTGCAGTTTGGTGTTGCAGTGAAGTTCATTAAAAGGCAAActgctctccctttcctcttaCATTCTTTGTGGTTGTTTATTCCTGGAATAAATTTGAGTGTGTCCTTGAAAGGCAGTGTTGGCTTGTTGTATGGTACTGGGAATGCAAAACAGTCGTGAAGAGCCTAAGATATATAAGCAAAATATGTCTCCCTTAAAATACTATTCTCAAAGTCAGGAAGTCTGttggctgttttctttcttgttcgtttttttttttcctttttttttgttatctggTAGTTGTCGAGTTTTTTCAGGGTCCCATGTAAATGTTGATTTTGACCCCCAGTACATATCTTCTGTAATGGGAGAATTTGTAAAAATACCCCTTTATTCCTTCTGGAGACTGCATAAAAATATGCCTGTCAGAGCAGCTGGGTTGTGATGTTGTATCCACAGAGGATAAGAGTGGAAAGAAGAGCCTGTTGTTGTGGATAGTTGCTGCTCCTATTACCCTGCATGAGCAAGTGCTTTCAGTTCAGTGAATGAAAAATGTGGCTACTGCATGATGATCTAGTAATAACTTCTCAGTCTGTTAAATCAGTGTAGACTTAACATTGATTTTTAGCTCCTTAGAGGAAAAATGTCACATATTCTTTTGTCTGCTCTTTGCTGCAAAGAATTTGTGGGTGCTGTTGTAGGCTGGAAGTGCTGTAGTTCTGTCAGGATGGAGAGAGTCTGGCCAGCAGAGCTGATAATGTGTTTGGTTCTAAATTCTGTTtaaggagaaggaagagcaaCCTTCAGAAGGAATTGCCTGAGCTAAGTCTGTGTTCAGATTTATTCATGGCTTCTTTAGAAAGCTCTAAAAGCTGTGAAATGTGAACCACTAGAGGGCACGTGCCCCCGCTCTGGGAGTGCAATTTCCACACGGTATTTGGATGTGTCTGGCAAAACCAGATTGCTTCTGACCCCTCCTGAGCCTTGGTTCATAATTTTATTGGCTATAAAAGGGATGACAGAGGTCAGAGATTGGAGCAGAATTCCAACTGCTGACCGAGTCATTAAGGTCTCTGAAAATTACTTGGAGTGGTGTCTGACCCCTCCAGCTGCACTGCTGGTCTGCTTAATAGCTGTTGTCTTAAATGAGTAGAGTCTTCTTAAACTATGGAAATTAGTATAATgtcttccattttttattttgttttaaagatctATCTCTCTAAAATCCTTTCTTACTCAAAGATTCTCAAAggataaatgttatttttaagaattataaAAGATAACTCCCTTTCCTTGCAGTCAGATCGTCTGACCCAGGGGTGCCAGAAAGGAACTGGTCAAAGTGAAGTGGTCCAAGTGTACAGATCTTAAACTACCACTAGAGGATGTATTTTGTCTTAAAATCTGGatacagtaaaattaaatttaaaaaatgtctcaTTTGGATGCTCCTGCAGTGTCCAtggtcacagagagcagtggTTATGCAGGGTAGAGAGGCTTGGCTGTAGCTGATGCATTTGACACATATCCAGTCGTTGAAAGTTTGGGCAGTAGGATTTACAAGATATGGAATTGGAACTGTTCTCCAGAGCAGCTGTTATCTTAGCATGGATTTCTTCAGACAAACACCGTGTGACTTTAGAGGCACTTGTTGAATGTTTCGAGTGGTGATCTGGGAATGGAGCCAGTCAGAAACAGGCACCCAAGCTCTGATCCTACTGCTGCCTTCTGTGTTTCCTAATCAACACCCTTGTGACAGGAGAGTGCAATAGAAGAAGGGAAGGTGACACTGGCGAGCTGGTGGAGAAATGGAAGCCTGTTTCTGTAGGAATCTGGACTGTGAACAGTTTGAGCAGCCTCATTGTGTGGTTCCTGTTGTTGCAGGTGGAGCAGTTCTGGCGGTTTTACAGTCACATGGTACGTCCTGGGGACCTGACAGGCCATAGTGACTTCCATCTTTTCAAAGAGGGCATCAAACCCATGTGGGAGGTGAGTTGGAGCTCTCATTTCTGCCTGGATATTTTCCCAGAGTGTTTTGGAGGGAACCTTCTACAGTAAAAGGACTCTTGTCATTAAATGGCACTCCATTGGCTTCTTTTGGGTGCAGTCCTTTCTTCAGGGTCTCCTGTTAACTTGTCCTGAGAGGTCTGTCCCATGTGACCTGGCATTTCTGGGACGTGCTGCCAGAGAGGGAATGTGTGGGATTTGCTGTTTGCCACCCCCCACAAAGGTTGCTGAACTTCTTTGCCTGTGGGTCCAGAGGGTCTCTGGGCAGTGTTGCCTGGACCCCAACTAAGCTCTGTGCCTCCCAATACAGACACTTGCCCCTTAGTGCCTCCAGTGACACCGGTGCAGGCCTTTCCTCTAGAAGGGTTGGACCTCTCTAAGTGGAATTCAACAAAGCTTATAAAAACCAACCCTGCTTTTTCAGCTAAGGAAGGCAGAGGTGCATGTGGTTAAAAGCCTACAGTTGCACATagagctggaaatggaaaaacaacTTAGccttttatttgcctttttttttttttttgttccagggCACTGAGTTTGCTTCTATTCCTATccaaatctgttaaaaaaaatttaaaaaaatcttggcCCAGCAAATCATTCTTCCAGTTCCTGGCCTGCTCCCAGCAGTGACCAATAGCATTCACAATATGAGAATTTTATGTGTTGCTCTGAAGTACCTAATTATACTGCTTGGTCCTGAGAAATTTATATGTGACCCTTGTTGGCAATTATTTTGAGCAAGGTGTTTTATAGCCAGTTACTGCAAATacaatttatataaaatgtttaACCCTCTTTGGACTCCTGGTGATTCAGCTGCTCTGATAATGTGTCAACCAGAGAGTCCACAAGTTAATGATACCAGAATTTCTATAAAGCATTTCCCTGTAGCCATTTTAAGATGGAGGTGGAGagattcttttgtttttttttttacttgtggCCCCACTCGCTCCTTATATTTCTAGAAGAGGACCTGGGATCTTACTGCTGGCCTTCCCTTGGCTGCACGGTTTGTAGGACTTTGTTTATGCTTTTTCTCTTCCGAACCGGTCCTTAGTTATTCCCATTCTTGTAGGCACATATGTGTCTGTAGGTAGCTGATCTTTTTCTGCATCCATCTGTGCCTTTTCTGGTAAAGTCAGAAGCACTAAGCATAATATCCCCTGGTGATTTACTGAGCTGCAGATCATTGTTATTCTGGTAAAGGAAAATC from the Chiroxiphia lanceolata isolate bChiLan1 chromosome 10, bChiLan1.pri, whole genome shotgun sequence genome contains:
- the EIF4E2 gene encoding eukaryotic translation initiation factor 4E type 2 isoform X1 is translated as MNNKFDALKDDDSGDHDQNEENNTQKDSEKEKNDREKPQSTTKRKAVVPGPAEHPLQYNYTFWYSRRTPGRPTSSQSYEQNIKQIGTFASVEQFWRFYSHMVRPGDLTGHSDFHLFKEGIKPMWEDDANKNGGKWIIRLRKGLASRCWENLILAMLGEQFMVGEEICGAVVSVRFQEDIISIWNKTASDQATTARIRDTLRRVLNLPPNTIMEYKTHTDSIKAWEEFHGLVNSSGR
- the EIF4E2 gene encoding eukaryotic translation initiation factor 4E type 2 isoform X2; protein product: MNNKFDALKDDDSGDHDQNEENNTQKDSEKEKNDREKPQSTTKRKAVVPGPAEHPLQYNYTFWYSRRTPGRPTSSQSYEQNIKQIGTFASVEQFWRFYSHMVRPGDLTGHSDFHLFKEGIKPMWEDDANKNGGKWIIRLRKGLASRCWENLILAMLGEQFMVGEEICGAVVSVRFQEDIISIWNKTASDQATTARIRDTLRRVLNLPPNTIMEYKTHTDSIKDNSSFRNTKITL